The Dreissena polymorpha isolate Duluth1 chromosome 8, UMN_Dpol_1.0, whole genome shotgun sequence genome includes the window CATTTGCAAGCTGAGGAACCTTGTTGTTGGTCAGGGCTTCTAATACAGACATGGCATCTGTAAAGAAGACTATCGAGTTGACATCTTCGGTCGAGTCTTCAATCATTGACACTGCCTTCATGAGGGCTAAAGTCTCTGCTCTGTAGTTGCTACAGTGTGTTCCGGTTGCTGCATGATGTGTTTCTCGTTTTCCGGATGGGTACAGAATGACGATGCCAGCACCTCCATTTATGACTGCTCTAGTGGCAGAACCGTCTGTGTAGACATGAGTCCATGCCTCTCTTGGGTATTCGTCATCGATCATGGCAAGTGTGAGGCTCTTTCTGATATGCTCATCCTCTTGTTTACCTGGCTGTAGGTGAGGAACACTGGATCTTACTGCAACATTTGACAGGTCATTTTGTAATGGATCTATGATGTCTTCTTGACCAAGCGGAGTGGTGGGGATGGTCAGATCCGTTGCATAGGCCTTGTCCAGCTTCTTAGCTTCGTGTACAAAGCTGCTACGCTTGATCCGATTTTTGGTGTACCCTTTAACTCTGGCTGACATGGGGTGATCCGTTAGACATTTATACTTCTCTGTCTGAAGCAGGATTTTGACATCTCTTCTTTCTTGAAGTGGTTGTATTCCTGTTATCTTTTCCATGAAGGCAATTGGTGTGGACTTGGTTGCTCCTGTCATGATGCGCAGAGCTTGGTTCTGGATTTTATCCAGAGCCTGGCGATTGGATTTGGCTGTGGAAGACCATGTGGGGGAACTATACTCTAGTTGGGGTCTCACTGTGCCTTGATAGACTGTCTTGAGTATGTGCTCATTTGCCCCCCATGTAGTTCCCGCAAGCTTTCGCATCATTGCAAGTTTTCTTCGGGCCCTTCCTTCTGCTTTCATGAGGTGTGGCTTCCACGTTtggttaaaccagataacaacaaggaaaaattggattattaaagttaaacaggtaaggcattcttaagtgtacatatttcggacgtgtatagtattcggataaacagtaatagatataggCCTACTAGATGTTCTATGCATtacgattgtgttttgttacaaaagcagtcataggAATGATGGTAAAATAATGACGATAAATGTGATGAAAAGGGGCTACCGGttcatatcttaaattacttaaatagaTAGTAGATTtcaatgagaatttattgttttttacaaatacGCATACATTGtagtataatgatagaaataataaaagttgtgaaatgaacatgttttgtttttgatattgttcgcacaaatgtCTCCCTGATTTCccaaacttctccctgtttcagaaaaaaggagaagtcacttctccctatttttaaggcctagggtagtccctgatcattgggacactctatagtgttaaaaaggtttttctatagctatatatagacatataaggaaaaatgccccgccccctggtgcccatgtttttgaaccaaccggaaccatttttgaacttgcccaagatatcattgggacaaatcttctgaccaagtttcatgatgacggacaataaaccggaaccattttttaacttgtccaagatttcatttggaaaaatgttctgaccaaatttcatgaagtttggacaattaatgtggcctcattattttttacaaggcaaatgttgacgccacacaacacgcaccgcacgactgacaaaaggcgatcaaaaaagctcaccattagcacaatgtgctcaggtgagcttaagggcaaaaagataatcactagaaatttgttcccacaaaaaatggttctgggcaacttcctaaccatgatattcagtagtgtgtcctgcttcattaacacatattttcatccttaaatatgttttgccatgctttgatctgaatgtaaacagcgaatgtccaggtctctagcgtgcgtattgacaataaatggatttggatcacttcgttcagtatgtaacactcaaccctgataggcacagtgatctcaacttgacagtctccaacgtcagctgagtcttgttctgttgttgacgatgactaaccacactgagttgctttgtcttcatacaatgcagtgttgagagaagtatcatcctcagttctcagttatggattcatcctcatcgagcaggAAACCATTGTCAAgtgctgttggggatgattcatcatgtcgagatggcttgtgcttcttctgcaccccatacCTCAGTCACTCCCTtctgggcatggccaaactgaaaatacaaatgagcatatcagataaacaccaaataatatgaaatgtattatatgctattctaaatttagataaaacaagagatgtgttcatcagaaacacaatgccccctactgcgccgcaatttgacctttgaccttgaaggatgaccttgaccttgaacttgcaccactcaaaatgtgtggattcatgagatacacatgcatgccaaatatcaagttgctatcttcaatattgcaaaagttatggccaacgttaatttttttttcggacagacagactgacatactgacagacagttcaactgctatatgccaccctaccaggggcataaaatataaggcctcatggaatttataaagaaggcacataagcatgcaatttataatgtttcatatgtgaattctgtttatttctatcagcattttaaccattGTAACCCAACAACATTCGggctgtttagttgacttgttactgcatattgtaataatggcaatttctccataagatataacagactactgcagttgacggccagttacctttaaaataggatttatgtgtgttacatgaatattgtaacttaaaaactcttccattatacaaaattccttttcttgtcatagaatgagcttcatttttataaattcattgtcatatttcagcaaatgaacaccgaaagacaataaacaaccaatccaccatttacaccacacaattactggtaataagacaaaatgctgtcttatttccaggtattgtgtggtatttaatattacctgagctaagacaccttattaaattatcttcctatattataaattgatcaacaagcaactgttttaaattaaattcttagattcaatattccttgatcaatggattaaaattaaattattaattaaattcttatcttaattattaaatgactcttgtttcaaaactaaatttataaattaaatcatatatttaatgataaatttattaaaactttccttaacttataaaactgaagcacttttttaattaagcacattcttcgatggttttaactacacaaaataaacaaaccattatttatactaatttacacaaagtaagattgtgaatgagaatgaagccaaattataaatgtttaaattattataaaaagttgatttaattggggagggctattctcttatctggcaccatactgAGTTTGCCATTATAAATTTGAGATACATCAACTGATAAAGCGCATTTCAACACCCATATGCCCATAAACTAGATGACAAAATTGGcagttctgtatgaaatatttcaCAACATTagtaactggtgtcaatttgacATATTTCTTGGGTGGTTTTTATGGATATTAAGGACAGTTAAAAAAGGAGAAATCCATCTCTGTGTGCACTTAAATTGAATCCAGATACTGAGATATGCTCAGTtgttcattgtttaaaaaatcaatacttatgaaccattatcatattatacttaaaattactttacTGTAATTAACATTCACAGGTGGAATTTGAGCTTTAATTCCATTGAAATACTAGCAAAAACACTTGTCAACTGTAATTTCCCATAGTCTCCCTCCGTGTATGCCAGCCTGAGTCCATTTctgtgtaacaaatttattttttattcatttttgtataatttcaatcatcttgagatataattatttataaaaaaatcaagtttatcgcATTCTTTCAGTTATGATTGCCATTTTCTCTTATTCATGCATCTGCCAATTAGGATTAAAAGTATGTAGTACATTTCTTCTGTTAGATAGGAATTTTACTAAGCAAATGTgagcaaaatacaataaaattcgCACTTTAGAGAAGAAAGTTATGATGATTCAAGCACCATTTGTATAGCTTTAATCACTCAAAATAGGAAGGTTTTTtcgaaagtaaaaatggctaatAGCAAGTGTGAAAAATGGGGTAAATCttgtataatttgattgtttcaaggaacatcattataaaataaaacatgcatgccccaccccatatgggctgtcagttgtaatggcagccattctgtgaatacgtttttttgtcactgtgaccttgacctttgacctagtgacctgaaaatttataggggtcatctgcgagtcataatcaatgtacctatgaagtttcatgatcctaggcgtaagctttcttgagttatcatccggaaacca containing:
- the LOC127840586 gene encoding ribonuclease H1-like, with amino-acid sequence MKAEGRARRKLAMMRKLAGTTWGANEHILKTVYQGTVRPQLEYSSPTWSSTAKSNRQALDKIQNQALRIMTGATKSTPIAFMEKITGIQPLQERRDVKILLQTEKYKCLTDHPMSARVKGYTKNRIKRSSFVHEAKKLDKAYATDLTIPTTPLGQEDIIDPLQNDLSNVAVRSSVPHLQPGKQEDEHIRKSLTLAMIDDEYPREAWTHVYTDGSATRAVINGGAGIVILYPSGKRETHHAATGTHCSNYRAETLALMKAVSMIEDSTEDVNSIVFFTDAMSVLEALTNNKVPQLANALQRISTNLNVTLQWIPAHCGVAGNEDADQLAKQGAQLDQPPVQVSYKENCYHH